The following proteins are encoded in a genomic region of Panthera leo isolate Ple1 chromosome F2, P.leo_Ple1_pat1.1, whole genome shotgun sequence:
- the SLC25A32 gene encoding mitochondrial folate transporter/carrier isoform X3, giving the protein MKRRILDMAVVSDGLELRPKYKGIVHCLTTIWKLDGLRGLYQGVTPNVWGAGLSWGLYFFFYNAIKSYKTEGRADRLEATEYLVSAAEAGAMTLCITNPLWVTKTRLMLQYNGVVNSSQRQYKGMFDTLLKIYKYEGVRGLYKGFIPGLFGTSHGALQFMAYELLKLKYNQHINRLPEAQLSTVEYISVAALSKIFAVAATYPYQVVRARLQDQHMFYKGVLDVIAKTWRKEGIGGFYKGIAPNLIRVTPACCITFVVYENVSHFLLDLREEKKVS; this is encoded by the exons ATGAAGAGAAGAATTTTGGACATGGCTGTAG TGAGTGATGGATTGGAACTGAGACCAAAATATAAAGGAATTGTGCATTGCTTGACTACCATTTGGAAACTTGATGGACTACGGGGACTTTACCAAGGAGTAACCCCAAATGTGTGGGGTGCAGGTTTATCCTGGGGACTCTACTTTTTCTT TTACAATGCCATCAAATCATacaagacagaaggaagagcTGATCGTTTAGAGGCAACAGAATACCTCGTCTCGGCTGCTGAAGCTG GAGCCATGACCCTCTGCATTACAAACCCATTATGGGTAACAAAAACTCGCCTTATGTTACAGTACAATGGTGTTGTTAACTCCTCACAACGACAGTATAAAGGAATGTTTGATACACTTCTGAAAATATATAAGTATGAAGGTGTGCGAGGATTGTATAAG ggatttattcctgggctgtttGGAACATCACATGGTGCCCTTCAATTTATGGCATATGAATTGTTGAAGTTGAAATACAACCAGCATATCAATAGATTACCAGAAGCCCAGTTG AGCACAGTAGAATATATATCTGTTGCAGCACTATCGAAAATATTTGCCGTAGCGGCAACATACCCATATCAAGTTGTGAGAGCTCGTCTTCAGGATCAACACATGTTTTACAAGGGCGTGTTGGATGTAATCGCAAAGACATGGAG gaaagaaggcaTCGGTGGATTTTACAAAGGAATTGCCCCCAATTTGATTAGAGTGACCCCAGCCTGCTGTATTACTTTTGTGGTATATGAAAATGTCTCACATTTTCTACTTGacctcagagaggaaaaaaaagtaagctag
- the SLC25A32 gene encoding mitochondrial folate transporter/carrier isoform X2 yields MTGQGQSGSGSSVGSTIFRHVRYENLVAGVSGGVLSNLALHPLDLVKIRFAVSDGLELRPKYKGIVHCLTTIWKLDGLRGLYQGVTPNVWGAGLSWGLYFFFYNAIKSYKTEGRADRLEATEYLVSAAEAGAMTLCITNPLWVTKTRLMLQYNGVVNSSQRQYKGMFDTLLKIYKYEGVRGLYKGFIPGLFGTSHGALQFMAYELLKLKYNQHINRLPEAQLSTVEYISVAALSKIFAVAATYPYQVVRARLQDQHMFYKGVLDVIAKTWSLFVEETRLSFKFPIV; encoded by the exons ATGACGGGTCAGGGCCAGTCGGGATCAGGGTCGTCGGTGGGGAGCACGATATTCCGCCACGTCCGGTACGAGAATCTGGTAGCGGGCGTGAGCGGCGGGGTTCTGTCCAACCTCGCGCTGCACCCGCTCGACCTCGTGAAGATCCGCTTCGCCG TGAGTGATGGATTGGAACTGAGACCAAAATATAAAGGAATTGTGCATTGCTTGACTACCATTTGGAAACTTGATGGACTACGGGGACTTTACCAAGGAGTAACCCCAAATGTGTGGGGTGCAGGTTTATCCTGGGGACTCTACTTTTTCTT TTACAATGCCATCAAATCATacaagacagaaggaagagcTGATCGTTTAGAGGCAACAGAATACCTCGTCTCGGCTGCTGAAGCTG GAGCCATGACCCTCTGCATTACAAACCCATTATGGGTAACAAAAACTCGCCTTATGTTACAGTACAATGGTGTTGTTAACTCCTCACAACGACAGTATAAAGGAATGTTTGATACACTTCTGAAAATATATAAGTATGAAGGTGTGCGAGGATTGTATAAG ggatttattcctgggctgtttGGAACATCACATGGTGCCCTTCAATTTATGGCATATGAATTGTTGAAGTTGAAATACAACCAGCATATCAATAGATTACCAGAAGCCCAGTTG AGCACAGTAGAATATATATCTGTTGCAGCACTATCGAAAATATTTGCCGTAGCGGCAACATACCCATATCAAGTTGTGAGAGCTCGTCTTCAGGATCAACACATGTTTTACAAGGGCGTGTTGGATGTAATCGCAAAGACATGGAG
- the SLC25A32 gene encoding mitochondrial folate transporter/carrier isoform X1, translating to MTGQGQSGSGSSVGSTIFRHVRYENLVAGVSGGVLSNLALHPLDLVKIRFAVSDGLELRPKYKGIVHCLTTIWKLDGLRGLYQGVTPNVWGAGLSWGLYFFFYNAIKSYKTEGRADRLEATEYLVSAAEAGAMTLCITNPLWVTKTRLMLQYNGVVNSSQRQYKGMFDTLLKIYKYEGVRGLYKGFIPGLFGTSHGALQFMAYELLKLKYNQHINRLPEAQLSTVEYISVAALSKIFAVAATYPYQVVRARLQDQHMFYKGVLDVIAKTWRKEGIGGFYKGIAPNLIRVTPACCITFVVYENVSHFLLDLREEKKVS from the exons ATGACGGGTCAGGGCCAGTCGGGATCAGGGTCGTCGGTGGGGAGCACGATATTCCGCCACGTCCGGTACGAGAATCTGGTAGCGGGCGTGAGCGGCGGGGTTCTGTCCAACCTCGCGCTGCACCCGCTCGACCTCGTGAAGATCCGCTTCGCCG TGAGTGATGGATTGGAACTGAGACCAAAATATAAAGGAATTGTGCATTGCTTGACTACCATTTGGAAACTTGATGGACTACGGGGACTTTACCAAGGAGTAACCCCAAATGTGTGGGGTGCAGGTTTATCCTGGGGACTCTACTTTTTCTT TTACAATGCCATCAAATCATacaagacagaaggaagagcTGATCGTTTAGAGGCAACAGAATACCTCGTCTCGGCTGCTGAAGCTG GAGCCATGACCCTCTGCATTACAAACCCATTATGGGTAACAAAAACTCGCCTTATGTTACAGTACAATGGTGTTGTTAACTCCTCACAACGACAGTATAAAGGAATGTTTGATACACTTCTGAAAATATATAAGTATGAAGGTGTGCGAGGATTGTATAAG ggatttattcctgggctgtttGGAACATCACATGGTGCCCTTCAATTTATGGCATATGAATTGTTGAAGTTGAAATACAACCAGCATATCAATAGATTACCAGAAGCCCAGTTG AGCACAGTAGAATATATATCTGTTGCAGCACTATCGAAAATATTTGCCGTAGCGGCAACATACCCATATCAAGTTGTGAGAGCTCGTCTTCAGGATCAACACATGTTTTACAAGGGCGTGTTGGATGTAATCGCAAAGACATGGAG gaaagaaggcaTCGGTGGATTTTACAAAGGAATTGCCCCCAATTTGATTAGAGTGACCCCAGCCTGCTGTATTACTTTTGTGGTATATGAAAATGTCTCACATTTTCTACTTGacctcagagaggaaaaaaaagtaagctag